One genomic segment of Bombina bombina isolate aBomBom1 chromosome 4, aBomBom1.pri, whole genome shotgun sequence includes these proteins:
- the LOC128655345 gene encoding stromal cell-derived factor 2-like protein 1, which translates to MLRVDRWFRFGPWLLLLTLCCWVHGNHSEDAEFVTCGPVVKLLNTRHNMQLHSHDVKYGSGSGQQSVTGVESSDYANSYWTIRGKIDGACQRGEPIKCGQAVRLTHVNTGKNLHTHHFSSPLSNNH; encoded by the coding sequence ATGTTGCGAGTGGACAGATGGTTTCGCTTTGGGCCGTGGCTGCTTCTGCTCACTCTTTGCTGCTGGGTACATGGGAACCACAGTGAGGATGCAGAATTCGTGACATGTGGGCCTGTTGTGAAACTGCTGAACACCCGGCACAACATGCAGCTACACTCGCATGATGTCAAGTACGGATCAGGAAGTGGTCAACAGTCTGTGACAGGTGTTGAGTCTTCTGATTATGCCAACAGTTACTGGACGATACGAGGCAAGATTGATGGCGCATGTCAGCGTGGGGAACCTATCAAGTGTGGTCAAGCAGTCCGCCTAACACATGTGAACACTGGGAAGAACCTGCACACTCATCATTTCTCCTCTCCACTCTCTAACAACCATTAA